CCTTCGCGAGTCGCTCGGGAACGAACGGCAGTTGGAAGAAGCCCACGTAGCCACTCCGGAGCTTCTGTCTGAAGCTCCGTTTGAGCGTCCGTCGGAACACTGTCGGGTGCGGGACGTTGAGAACTCCGAGGTGGTCGACTCTGTCGGGGTAGTGAAGCGCTACCCACCACGCGACGGCCGCCCCCCAGTCGTGGCCGACGACGGCGGCGGTGTCGCGGTCGAGCGCGTCGAGGATGCCGACCACGTCGGCAGCGAGTTCGTCGATGTGATACGCCGAGACGTCGTCGGGTTTATCGCTGAGGTTGTAGCCGCGCTGGTCGGGGACGACGACACGGTACCCGGCGTTCGCGAGCGGTCGAATCTGGTCGCACCAGCCGTACCAGAACTCCGGGAAGCCGTGGAGTAAGACGACGAGCCGGCCGTCTTCCGGACCGGCTTGAATCGTGTGCAACCGGACGCCGTTGGTCTCGACGTAGACGGACTCGCCGGGAACGTCGGTCACCGGTGCGCGCTCCGCGTCTGTATCACTCGCCATCCTCACTCCATGGGGGCGATGTCGTCGGTCAGCCAGCAGCCGTCGTGCTCGCCGCCGCGCTGCCGCGATAGCTGAAACTCATAGCGAACCTCCTCCCCGTCGGGCGCGACGACGACGACTTCCTGTCTGGCGGTGTCGCCGTCAACCTCGACCGGCGTCGTCGCCGCCCGCTCGTGATCCACCAGCGGTCGGTAGATGTCGCTTCGCGCCGTGCGGGTGAACCGTTCGAGCGACCCCGACGTGCGCCGGCGCTTCGCGGAGGCGAACACGTACGTCGTCTCGATTCCGCTGTCGAGGTACGGTTCGTCG
This genomic stretch from Haloprofundus salilacus harbors:
- a CDS encoding alpha/beta fold hydrolase, whose protein sequence is MASDTDAERAPVTDVPGESVYVETNGVRLHTIQAGPEDGRLVVLLHGFPEFWYGWCDQIRPLANAGYRVVVPDQRGYNLSDKPDDVSAYHIDELAADVVGILDALDRDTAAVVGHDWGAAVAWWVALHYPDRVDHLGVLNVPHPTVFRRTLKRSFRQKLRSGYVGFFQLPFVPERLAKAGDWRLAVRTMRETSEPGTFSSSDFERYRQAWGRPGAFTGMLNWYRAAARSRPEPENGHVKPPTLVIWGAKDQALKKSMARDSVDMCENGRLVMLEDATHWVQHEESVRVSELLKEFLAE
- a CDS encoding DUF4864 domain-containing protein, whose protein sequence is MNEQYRRHGLPQPTPRQSPEEVVELQLESLRHNDEPYLDSGIETTYVFASAKRRRTSGSLERFTRTARSDIYRPLVDHERAATTPVEVDGDTARQEVVVVAPDGEEVRYEFQLSRQRGGEHDGCWLTDDIAPME